The Paenibacillus pabuli DNA segment AGTTATCGACCTTCGTACGGTTAGCCCAATCGATATCGATACAATCGTTGCTTCCATTAAGAAAACCAACCGTGCAATTGTTGTACAGGAAGCTCAAAAAAGCGCAGGTGTTGCAGCTGAAGTCATTGCCCAAATCAATGAAAAAGCTATTCTGCACCTGGAAGCTCCGGTTCTGCGTGTAGCTGGCCCGGACACTGTATATCCATTCGCACAAATCGAAGATACATGGCTGCCTAACCCGGCACGTATCGTTGCCGCGGTTAACAAAGTCGTAAATTTCTAATTTGATCATCTGACATGCCGCAAGGCGCAGTATGGTGATTCACATCGCAGCGCAGGCTGCACTGTAAACAGCCATTAGCCCCTTGATTGACAGTTATTTGCATTAGCAGTAACAGTTAGTTCTTGGAGCTAAGGGTTGTTTTCAGGATTGAGCACATAATCAAGGAGGTTTTTCAGTTGGCTAAATTTGAATACAAATTCCCTGAACTAGGCGAAGGCCTTCACGAAGGCGAAATCATCAAGATGCACATCAAAGTCGGGGACAAAGTAACTGACGACGATATCATCATGGAAGTACAAAACGACAAAGCGGTAGTAGAAGTACCTTGTCCGGTAAACGGAACAGTTACTGAAGTATTCGCTAAAGACGGTCAAATCTGTCACGTTGGTGAAGTTGTTGCGGTTATCGATGCAGAAGGCGAACTGCCTGAGCAAGACGACGCGCCTGCTGGCGACCAAGGTGCACAAGAGAAAGATGCAGCTCAAGGCGGAGCTGACACAAGTGGTTCTTCTGCAGCAGCTTCCAGCTCGGATGCAGCTCAAGAAGGCGGCAACAACAGCGTTCCGGCAGTACCTGCCAAAGACGTTCTGGCAACACCAAGCGTACGCAAATTTGCTCGTGAGCAAGGTGTAGACATCGCTCAGGTTAACGGCACTGGCAACAACGGCAAAGTAACCAAAGAAGATGTTGAAGCTTTCAAAAACGGTGGCGGCCAATCCGCAGCAGCTTCCGCAGCTCCTGCTCAAGAAGACAAAAAATCCGCAGCACCAGCAGCGGCAGCAGCTGACCAACGTCTTGAAGAAGAGCGCGTACCATTCAAAGGTATCCGTAAAGCAATTTCCAATGCAATGGTTAAATCGGCTTACACTGCACCTCACGTTACAATCATGGACGAAGTGGACGTAACTGAGCTGGTTGCTTTCCGTACTCGTATGAAACCAATCGCAGAGAAAAAAGGAACGAAAGTTACTTATCTGCCGTTCATCGTTAAAGCATTGGTTGCAGCTTCCCGTCAATTCCCTGCTCTGAATGCAATGATTGATGAAGAAGCTAACGAAATTGTTTACAAAAAATACTACAACATCGGTATCGCTACTGATACAGACAACGGCTTGATCGTTCCTGTTATCAAAGATGCTGATCGTAAATCCATCTGGATGATCGCTGATTCCATCCGTGATCTGGCAGCTCGTGGCCGTGATGGCAAATTGAGCGCTAATGAAATGAAAGGAAGCACAATCTCCATCAGTAACATCGGTTCTGCTGGCGGTATGTTCTTCACTCCGATCATCAACTTCCCTGAAGTTGCGATCCTCGGAACTGGACGCATTAGCGAAAAAGCGGTTATCAAAGACGGCGAAGTTGTAGCAGCTCCTGTAATGGCGCTTTCCCTGAGCTTCGACCACCGTATCATCGATGGCGCAACAGCACAAAACTTTATGAACTACATTAAACAGCTGCTCGCTAACCCTGAGCTGCTTGTTATGGAGGTGTAAGATATGGTAGTAGGCGACGCTTCTCTCAATATCGACACATTAGTAATTGGTGCGGGTCCTGGCGGCTATGTAGCTGCCATCCGCGCTGCTCAACTGGGCCAAAGCGTATTGATTGTAGACAAATCCGAGCTTGGTGGCGTTTGTTTGAACCGTGGATGTATCCCATCCAAAGCCCTGATCTCTGCTGCACACCAATATGAAAATGCACTTCACGGTGAAGCATTCGGTATCTCTGCTGAAAACGTAAAAGTGGACTTCAGCAAAACTCAAGAATTCAAAAACGGCGTTGTTAAGAAAATGACTGGCGGCGTAGCTGGTTTGCTTAAAGGCAACAAAGTTGAAGTTTTCAACGGTGAGTGCATGTTCATCAACGAAAACGAAGCGCGTGTATTCAACGATCACGAATCTCCGCGTTACAAATTCAAAAATGCAATCATTGCAACAGGTTCCCGTCCAATCGAACTGAAACCTTTCCCGTTTGGCGGACGCATTCTGTCTTCGACAGAAGCATTGAACCTGCCTGAAGTACCGAAAAGCCTGATCGTTATCGGTGGCGGTTATATCGGTGCTGAGCTTGGTCAAATGTACTCCAAATTCGGTGCTAAAGTAACCATCATCGAAGGTTTGGATACTGTACTGCCAGGATTCGATAAAGACATGACTAGCCTTGTGGCTAAAAACATGAAGAAAACAGGCATCGAAATTGTAACGGGTGCAAAAGCTGAAAGTGCTGAGCAAACGGATAAAGATGTAACTGTTAAATATTCCGTAAATGGTGAGTCCAAAGAAGTAACTGCAGATTACCTGCTTGTTACTGTAGGACGTCGTCCAAATACGGACGGTGAGCTTGGTTTGGACCTGATCGGTGTTGACGTTGACGAGCGTGGATTCGTTAAAGTTGACCACCAAGGCCGCACTAGCATTCCTCACATCTTCGCAATCGGTGATATCGTATCCGGTTTGGCACTTGCCCACAAAGCTTCTTATGAAGGTAAAGTGGCTGCTG contains these protein-coding regions:
- the lpdA gene encoding dihydrolipoyl dehydrogenase, with translation MVVGDASLNIDTLVIGAGPGGYVAAIRAAQLGQSVLIVDKSELGGVCLNRGCIPSKALISAAHQYENALHGEAFGISAENVKVDFSKTQEFKNGVVKKMTGGVAGLLKGNKVEVFNGECMFINENEARVFNDHESPRYKFKNAIIATGSRPIELKPFPFGGRILSSTEALNLPEVPKSLIVIGGGYIGAELGQMYSKFGAKVTIIEGLDTVLPGFDKDMTSLVAKNMKKTGIEIVTGAKAESAEQTDKDVTVKYSVNGESKEVTADYLLVTVGRRPNTDGELGLDLIGVDVDERGFVKVDHQGRTSIPHIFAIGDIVSGLALAHKASYEGKVAAEAIAGQPSVVDYKCMPAVVFTDPECSSVGYTEKEAKEKGYKVKAGKFPYAGNGRAVSLNHAEGFVKIVADEESGLVLGCQIVGLEASNLIAELGLAIEMGATLEDLALTIHAHPTLGEIVMEAAELVMGHPIHIISR
- a CDS encoding dihydrolipoamide acetyltransferase family protein; translation: MAKFEYKFPELGEGLHEGEIIKMHIKVGDKVTDDDIIMEVQNDKAVVEVPCPVNGTVTEVFAKDGQICHVGEVVAVIDAEGELPEQDDAPAGDQGAQEKDAAQGGADTSGSSAAASSSDAAQEGGNNSVPAVPAKDVLATPSVRKFAREQGVDIAQVNGTGNNGKVTKEDVEAFKNGGGQSAAASAAPAQEDKKSAAPAAAAADQRLEEERVPFKGIRKAISNAMVKSAYTAPHVTIMDEVDVTELVAFRTRMKPIAEKKGTKVTYLPFIVKALVAASRQFPALNAMIDEEANEIVYKKYYNIGIATDTDNGLIVPVIKDADRKSIWMIADSIRDLAARGRDGKLSANEMKGSTISISNIGSAGGMFFTPIINFPEVAILGTGRISEKAVIKDGEVVAAPVMALSLSFDHRIIDGATAQNFMNYIKQLLANPELLVMEV